The proteins below are encoded in one region of Fibrella aestuarina BUZ 2:
- a CDS encoding SDR family NAD(P)-dependent oxidoreductase, protein MHSNGQQAAPAPATALQTVFSLAGKRALITGGGSGIGFDIARCMVAAGAEVVITGRREQPLQDAIATLGEQAFYRVNDVTERDALEALVDDIERTYGPIDILVNNAGINLKKPALEVTDADFDRIVHTNLNAVFSLTRTCAARMLQRGSGSIIMISSMAAYYGIDRVVAYAASKSAVEGMVKVLASEFSGKGVRVNAIAPGFIETAMSKTAMGGDPDRFARAMRRTPMGKFGQPEDIGWAAVFLASEAAKYVTGVSLPVDGGNSIGF, encoded by the coding sequence ATGCATTCAAACGGACAACAGGCCGCCCCCGCCCCGGCTACCGCGCTTCAAACGGTGTTTTCACTGGCGGGCAAACGCGCCCTCATCACCGGCGGAGGGAGCGGTATCGGGTTCGACATCGCCCGCTGCATGGTGGCGGCCGGGGCTGAAGTGGTCATCACGGGCCGCCGCGAGCAACCCCTGCAAGACGCCATCGCCACACTCGGCGAGCAGGCCTTTTACCGGGTCAACGACGTCACCGAGCGCGATGCCCTGGAGGCGCTGGTCGACGACATCGAACGTACCTACGGCCCCATCGACATCCTGGTCAACAACGCGGGCATCAATCTGAAAAAGCCCGCGCTGGAAGTCACCGACGCCGATTTCGACCGCATCGTGCACACCAATCTGAACGCCGTTTTCTCGCTGACACGTACCTGCGCCGCCCGCATGCTCCAGCGGGGCAGCGGCTCCATCATCATGATCTCTTCCATGGCGGCCTACTATGGCATCGACCGGGTGGTGGCCTACGCGGCGTCCAAATCGGCGGTGGAAGGGATGGTGAAAGTGCTGGCCTCGGAGTTTTCGGGCAAAGGCGTTCGGGTGAACGCCATTGCACCGGGATTCATCGAAACGGCTATGAGCAAAACCGCGATGGGCGGCGACCCCGACCGCTTCGCCCGCGCTATGCGCCGCACCCCGATGGGCAAATTCGGCCAGCCCGAAGACATCGGCTGGGCGGCCGTGTTCCTGGCCTCTGAAGCCGCCAAATACGTCACCGGCGTCTCACTCCCCGTCGATGGCGGCAACTCCATTGGGTTTTAG
- a CDS encoding alpha-glucuronidase family glycosyl hydrolase, translating into MYRLLLCLLLLTQLAHADDGYRLWLKYDLINDIPRRTAYARSAQFIAANKPSPVLQSAVTELQTGLQGLLGKAVPVVAQSGSRTGGIVLTVAPSGADVQGLNDEGYRIVRRQNNIVISAKTDAGALYGAFALLRHLQTGQPIDQVSLTSNPKVKLRMLNHWDNPNGAIERGYAGGTLWKWYELPETVDPRYRDYARANASLGINGTVVNNVNASPRLLTGEYLQKVAALANVFRPYGIKVYLSVYFAAPKTLGGLKTSDPLDPQVRQWWADKVNEIHRYIPDFGGFLVKANSEGEPGPQDYGRTHADGANMLAAAMKPYSGLVIWRAFVYKADPKADRFKAAHEEFTPLDGQFDPKVIVQVKNGPIDFQPREPFSPLFGNMPKTPLGIEFQITQEYLGFATHTVYEAPLFKECLEADTYVNGKGSTVAKVVDGSVHGYRNAGPTQTLMAGVANTGSDRNWTGNPLAQANWYAFGRLAWDHTLSSDAIANEWTRMTLTSEPQAVKRITNLLLKSRDIYVDYNTPLGLSRPWTGVHFAPEPWQNNSSRPDWTAVYYHRADSVGLGFDRTPTGSNALAQYRPEVRRQWENPETCPLPYLLWFHHVPWTKPLSSGRTLWNELCTRFYTGADSVQWMRREWAQVKSAVDPALFADVSGRLDTQYKEALWWRDAWVLYLQTFARQPIPAPFKKPDRTLTDVKKSVDIYLLR; encoded by the coding sequence ATGTATCGATTACTCCTTTGCCTGTTACTACTGACCCAGCTTGCGCACGCCGACGACGGCTACCGGCTCTGGCTGAAATACGACCTCATCAACGACATACCCCGCCGCACGGCCTACGCCCGCTCCGCGCAGTTCATTGCCGCAAACAAGCCATCGCCCGTCCTGCAATCAGCCGTTACGGAGTTACAGACGGGCTTGCAGGGCCTATTAGGTAAAGCCGTGCCTGTTGTCGCTCAATCAGGAAGCCGAACGGGCGGTATTGTGCTGACCGTAGCCCCGTCGGGCGCCGACGTGCAGGGCCTCAACGACGAAGGGTATCGGATCGTCCGTCGGCAGAACAACATCGTTATTTCGGCCAAAACCGATGCGGGTGCGCTGTACGGCGCTTTTGCCCTGTTGCGTCACCTGCAAACGGGCCAACCCATCGACCAAGTATCACTGACAAGCAACCCGAAGGTGAAGCTGCGCATGCTCAACCATTGGGATAACCCCAACGGCGCCATCGAGCGGGGCTACGCGGGCGGCACGCTCTGGAAATGGTATGAACTGCCCGAAACCGTCGATCCGCGCTACCGCGATTACGCCCGCGCCAACGCGTCGCTGGGTATCAACGGCACCGTTGTCAACAACGTCAACGCCAGCCCGCGCCTGCTGACGGGCGAATACCTGCAAAAAGTAGCCGCACTCGCCAACGTGTTCCGGCCCTACGGTATCAAGGTCTATCTATCGGTCTATTTTGCCGCGCCCAAAACGCTGGGTGGCCTCAAAACCTCCGATCCGCTTGACCCGCAGGTGCGGCAGTGGTGGGCCGATAAAGTCAACGAAATCCACCGGTACATTCCCGATTTCGGCGGGTTCCTGGTGAAAGCCAATTCGGAAGGCGAACCCGGCCCGCAGGACTATGGACGTACCCACGCCGATGGCGCCAACATGCTGGCGGCGGCCATGAAACCCTACAGCGGCCTGGTCATCTGGCGGGCGTTCGTCTACAAAGCCGATCCCAAAGCCGACCGCTTCAAAGCCGCCCACGAGGAGTTTACGCCGCTCGACGGGCAGTTCGACCCGAAGGTGATTGTGCAGGTTAAAAACGGCCCGATCGACTTTCAGCCGCGTGAGCCGTTCTCGCCGTTGTTCGGCAATATGCCCAAAACACCGCTGGGCATAGAGTTTCAGATCACGCAGGAATACCTCGGTTTTGCCACCCATACCGTCTACGAAGCGCCGCTGTTCAAGGAATGTCTGGAAGCCGACACCTACGTAAACGGCAAAGGATCAACCGTGGCGAAGGTGGTCGACGGCAGTGTGCACGGCTACCGGAACGCCGGACCGACCCAAACGCTCATGGCGGGCGTGGCTAATACGGGCTCTGACCGCAACTGGACCGGCAACCCGCTGGCGCAGGCCAACTGGTATGCCTTCGGGCGGCTGGCCTGGGATCACACGCTCTCGTCGGACGCCATCGCTAACGAATGGACGCGAATGACCCTGACAAGCGAACCGCAGGCGGTGAAACGCATCACGAACCTGCTGCTGAAATCGCGGGATATCTACGTCGACTACAACACGCCGCTGGGCCTGTCGCGCCCCTGGACGGGCGTGCATTTTGCCCCCGAGCCCTGGCAGAACAACAGCTCCCGCCCCGACTGGACCGCCGTGTATTACCACCGCGCCGACTCCGTTGGGCTGGGCTTCGACCGAACCCCTACCGGTAGCAACGCGCTGGCGCAGTACCGGCCCGAGGTGCGGCGGCAGTGGGAAAACCCCGAAACCTGCCCCTTGCCGTATCTGCTGTGGTTCCACCACGTACCCTGGACCAAACCGCTCAGCTCGGGCCGCACGCTCTGGAACGAACTCTGTACCCGCTTCTATACCGGTGCCGACTCGGTGCAGTGGATGCGGCGCGAGTGGGCGCAGGTAAAGTCAGCCGTCGATCCGGCTTTATTTGCCGACGTGTCGGGTCGGCTCGATACTCAGTACAAAGAAGCCCTTTGGTGGCGCGACGCCTGGGTGCTGTATTTGCAGACCTTTGCCCGGCAGCCCATCCCGGCTCCGTTCAAAAAACCGGATCGCACGCTGACCGACGTAAAAAAATCAGTTGACATTTATTTATTACGCTAA
- the uxuA gene encoding mannonate dehydratase has protein sequence MGMLQTMRWFGPNDPVSLMDIRQAGCTGVVTALHQLPVGDVWPVAAIQERIRLIEQDNDRYVPLHWAVVESLPVHEAIKKGLPEREAFIENYKQSIRNLATCGIRTVCYNFMPVLDWSRTNLHYEMPDGSLALRFVWQDFAVFDLCILKRPGAEADYEPEVIQTAREEFARMTPADIATLRNTVLLGLPGSNEAFTLDTFQGLLNHYATIGDAELRANLYYFIQQVAPVAQEVGVNLCIHPDDPPRPLLGLPRVVSTEADLEQLMDACDVVANGITFCTGSLGIRPDNDLPGMIGRFGERIHFVHLRTTKSEQPDGPWYNAFFEADHLAGDVDMYAVVKAIVLEQQRRTRTGIGEPSIPMRPDHGHQMLDDLHSGKPTYPGYSAIGRLRGLAELRGLELGIERMLQEIKPINQRAEMA, from the coding sequence ATGGGCATGCTACAAACGATGCGCTGGTTCGGGCCGAACGATCCGGTGTCGCTGATGGATATTCGGCAGGCCGGTTGCACCGGCGTGGTCACAGCGCTGCACCAACTTCCGGTGGGCGATGTCTGGCCCGTAGCGGCCATTCAGGAGCGCATCCGGCTGATCGAGCAGGATAACGACCGGTATGTACCGCTGCACTGGGCCGTGGTCGAAAGCCTGCCCGTGCACGAGGCCATCAAAAAAGGACTGCCCGAGCGCGAGGCGTTCATCGAAAACTACAAGCAGTCGATTCGTAATCTGGCAACCTGCGGCATCCGAACGGTCTGCTACAATTTCATGCCCGTGCTCGACTGGTCGCGCACCAACCTGCACTACGAAATGCCCGACGGCTCGCTGGCCCTACGCTTCGTCTGGCAGGATTTTGCCGTTTTCGATCTGTGCATTCTGAAACGGCCCGGTGCCGAAGCTGATTACGAGCCCGAGGTTATCCAGACGGCTCGTGAGGAGTTTGCCCGGATGACGCCCGCCGACATCGCTACCCTGCGCAACACCGTGTTGCTCGGCCTGCCCGGCTCCAACGAAGCGTTCACGCTCGATACGTTTCAGGGGCTGCTGAACCACTACGCCACCATCGGCGATGCCGAACTGCGCGCCAATCTGTACTACTTCATTCAGCAGGTGGCGCCGGTAGCGCAGGAAGTGGGTGTCAACCTCTGCATCCACCCCGACGATCCGCCACGTCCGTTGCTGGGGTTACCCCGTGTGGTCAGCACCGAGGCCGATCTGGAACAGCTCATGGACGCCTGCGACGTGGTCGCCAACGGCATCACCTTCTGCACCGGCTCGCTGGGCATCCGGCCCGACAACGACCTGCCCGGCATGATCGGGCGGTTTGGCGAACGCATCCATTTTGTGCACCTGCGCACCACCAAATCCGAGCAGCCCGACGGCCCCTGGTACAACGCTTTTTTCGAAGCCGACCACCTGGCGGGCGATGTCGATATGTACGCCGTGGTGAAGGCCATCGTGCTCGAACAGCAGCGACGTACCCGGACGGGCATCGGCGAGCCATCCATCCCGATGCGCCCCGATCACGGCCATCAGATGCTCGACGACCTGCATTCGGGTAAACCAACGTACCCAGGCTATTCGGCCATCGGTCGCCTGCGTGGGCTGGCCGAACTGCGCGGCCTCGAACTGGGTATCGAACGGATGCTTCAGGAAATAAAACCGATAAACCAACGCGCCGAAATGGCCTAA
- a CDS encoding glucuronyl esterase domain-containing protein: protein MKSLLISTLLLATPTWLLAQFGPRTPEQDSLMARQQRKTQADYRSMLAQLMITETRPGPSGNPKAPNAANADEAKATTYTSLPDPLTLKNGQKVKSAKDWWQKRRPEIVEDFDREIYGRVPANVPGVRWEVVSTKDTVDGAYPIKLKQLVGHVDNATYPAIKVDIELMLATPAKAKSGVPVMMSYGFRFPAGFRMPQPPSSTTAPPPLSWQQQLLEKGWGYAVIYPTSYQADNGAGLTEGIIGLVNKGKPRKPDDWGALRAWAWGASRALDYFETDKDVDAKQVGIEGLSRYGKATAVTMAYEPRFAIGFIGSSGEGGVKLHRRTYGEQVENVASSAEYHWMAGNFIKYAGPLKPTDMPVDAHELVALCAPRPVFISSGSPDVEGRWVDAKGMFLGGAYASPVYELLGKKGMGTMDYPPQETALVSGDIAFRQHSGGHTTGPNWPTFLQYADRYIRVKAK from the coding sequence ATGAAGTCACTACTAATCAGTACGTTGCTGCTGGCTACCCCGACCTGGTTGTTGGCCCAGTTTGGTCCGCGCACGCCCGAGCAGGACAGCCTGATGGCCCGGCAACAACGCAAAACGCAGGCCGACTACCGCAGCATGCTGGCCCAACTGATGATTACCGAAACGCGGCCGGGCCCGTCGGGCAATCCGAAAGCGCCCAATGCTGCCAACGCCGATGAAGCCAAAGCCACCACCTATACCAGCCTGCCCGACCCGCTTACCCTGAAAAATGGGCAGAAAGTAAAATCGGCGAAAGACTGGTGGCAAAAGCGCCGCCCCGAAATTGTGGAAGATTTCGACCGGGAAATCTACGGCCGGGTGCCCGCCAACGTACCTGGCGTGCGCTGGGAGGTCGTCAGCACAAAAGATACGGTTGATGGTGCGTACCCCATCAAACTGAAACAACTGGTTGGCCACGTGGATAACGCAACGTACCCAGCCATCAAGGTCGATATTGAGTTGATGCTGGCCACACCCGCCAAGGCCAAAAGTGGTGTGCCGGTGATGATGAGCTATGGGTTCCGGTTTCCCGCTGGTTTCCGAATGCCGCAGCCCCCGTCGTCGACTACCGCCCCGCCACCACTGAGCTGGCAGCAACAACTACTCGAAAAAGGCTGGGGTTACGCCGTCATTTACCCCACCAGCTACCAGGCCGACAACGGTGCGGGCCTGACCGAGGGCATCATTGGACTGGTGAATAAAGGCAAGCCCCGCAAACCCGACGATTGGGGGGCGCTCCGGGCCTGGGCGTGGGGCGCCAGCCGGGCGCTCGATTACTTTGAAACCGACAAAGACGTCGACGCCAAACAGGTGGGTATCGAGGGCCTGTCGCGCTACGGCAAAGCCACGGCCGTGACAATGGCCTACGAACCGCGCTTCGCCATCGGCTTTATCGGTTCATCGGGCGAAGGGGGCGTGAAACTACACCGGCGCACTTATGGCGAGCAGGTCGAAAACGTCGCGTCGTCGGCCGAATACCATTGGATGGCGGGCAACTTTATCAAATACGCCGGACCTCTCAAACCCACCGATATGCCCGTCGACGCCCACGAACTGGTAGCCCTCTGCGCGCCCCGGCCCGTCTTCATCAGCTCCGGCTCGCCCGACGTGGAAGGTCGATGGGTCGATGCCAAAGGCATGTTTCTGGGTGGGGCCTACGCCAGCCCGGTCTACGAACTGCTGGGCAAAAAAGGCATGGGTACGATGGACTATCCGCCCCAGGAAACGGCGCTGGTGAGTGGCGACATTGCCTTCCGGCAGCATAGCGGCGGCCACACCACCGGCCCCAACTGGCCCACGTTCCTCCAATACGCTGATCGGTATATACGGGTAAAAGCGAAATAG
- a CDS encoding glycosyl hydrolase 115 family protein, which yields MNHSTASCWHRRTLLLIVLLLGSATTFAIDPNRYVSGQNGKGRFALVANRKATPLVVSGSDFPGVLRALNNLKTDIGKVTHTEPALVMDKLSAKEVVLVGTLGKSPLIDGLIRANKLNVTDLAGKWETFVTQVVEKPMPGVDRALVIAGSDKRGTIYGLYDLSAQIGVSPWTWWADVPVAPQPTLYVLPGRHTQGTPAVKYRGIFINDEAPALSGWTKAKFGGFNHQFYEHVFELILRMKGNYLWPAMWGNAFYDDDPMNPKLADEYGVVIGTSHHEPLMRAHDEWRRYGKGPWNYSTNDSTLRAFWRSSVQRMGTNESILSVGMRGDGDAPMSRETATTLLETIVADQRKIIQDVTGKPASETPQSWALYKEVQDYYDKGMRVPDDVTLLLCDDNWGNIRKLPVMGAPRRKGGYGIYYHFDYVGGPRNYKWLNTNPIARTWEQMHLAYEHGVDQIWIVNVGDIKPMEFPIEFFLDYAWNPNNWPADKLPDYTRLWAERQFGTKHAAAIADVLTQYTRFNARRKPELLAPNTYTLTNYREAETVVNDYNQLLAEAERIGKDLPASYQDAYFQLVLHPVKACATVNELYVTAGRNRWYAEQGRAATNDLADRVKTLFEKDAQITRYYNDTLAGGKWSHMMDQTHIGYTYWQQPEKNKMPDVKTLDVPNTAELGVAIEGSTAWWPGGSTAEARLPVFDPYGAQSHYIELFNRGSVPVTYTATTTVPWLSLSAPKGTVDKETRLLVRVDWKQVPVGKQQVPITISGPNGPPVVVQAMVDKPAARPTLAKGFVESGGYVSIEAEHPSRTVATAATNWIRIPDIGRTASGMTSWPVTAPAIDKPGGASPRLEYAVFLADSGSVQVQTYLSPTLNFNDNKGLRYAISFDDEAPQLVDIHANETPRVWEQSVANNIRILTTRHRITKPGPHTLNYWLVDPAVVVQKLVIDRGGLKPSYLGPPESFRPETATLNESTGR from the coding sequence ATGAATCACTCAACCGCTTCTTGTTGGCATCGGCGAACCTTGCTGCTCATCGTGCTGCTGCTCGGTTCGGCCACGACCTTCGCCATCGATCCCAACCGCTACGTGTCGGGCCAGAACGGAAAAGGGCGGTTTGCCTTGGTAGCCAACAGGAAAGCAACGCCGCTGGTGGTGAGCGGAAGCGATTTTCCCGGTGTGCTACGGGCACTTAACAACCTGAAAACCGACATTGGCAAGGTGACTCACACCGAGCCTGCGCTGGTGATGGATAAGCTGTCGGCGAAGGAGGTGGTGCTGGTGGGTACGTTGGGGAAAAGTCCGCTGATCGATGGCCTTATCAGAGCCAACAAACTGAACGTAACCGATCTGGCGGGCAAGTGGGAAACCTTCGTGACGCAGGTCGTGGAAAAGCCCATGCCCGGCGTTGATCGGGCGCTGGTGATTGCCGGTAGCGACAAACGCGGCACCATCTACGGCCTCTACGACCTTTCGGCGCAGATTGGCGTATCGCCCTGGACCTGGTGGGCCGACGTGCCTGTGGCACCGCAGCCAACGCTGTATGTGCTGCCGGGTCGCCACACGCAGGGAACCCCCGCCGTGAAATACCGGGGCATCTTTATCAACGACGAAGCCCCGGCGCTGTCGGGCTGGACAAAGGCGAAGTTTGGCGGGTTCAACCACCAGTTCTATGAGCATGTCTTCGAGCTGATCCTGCGGATGAAGGGCAATTATCTCTGGCCCGCCATGTGGGGCAACGCCTTCTACGACGATGACCCTATGAACCCCAAACTGGCCGACGAATACGGCGTAGTCATTGGCACCTCGCACCACGAACCGCTGATGCGGGCGCACGACGAGTGGCGCCGCTACGGCAAAGGTCCCTGGAACTACAGCACCAACGACTCCACCCTGCGGGCGTTCTGGCGGAGCAGCGTGCAGCGGATGGGCACCAACGAAAGTATCCTGAGCGTGGGGATGCGGGGCGACGGCGATGCCCCCATGAGCCGCGAAACCGCCACCACGCTGCTGGAAACGATCGTGGCCGATCAGCGCAAAATCATTCAGGACGTAACGGGCAAACCCGCGTCCGAAACGCCGCAGTCGTGGGCGCTCTATAAGGAAGTGCAGGACTATTACGACAAAGGCATGCGCGTGCCCGACGACGTGACCCTGCTGCTCTGCGACGATAACTGGGGTAACATCCGTAAGCTCCCCGTCATGGGCGCTCCCCGACGCAAAGGCGGCTACGGCATCTATTATCATTTCGATTACGTGGGTGGCCCCCGCAACTACAAGTGGCTAAACACCAATCCCATCGCCCGCACCTGGGAGCAGATGCACCTGGCCTACGAGCACGGCGTCGATCAGATCTGGATCGTTAACGTGGGCGACATCAAACCGATGGAGTTTCCCATCGAATTCTTCCTCGACTACGCCTGGAACCCCAACAACTGGCCCGCCGACAAACTGCCCGACTACACCCGCCTGTGGGCCGAGCGGCAGTTCGGAACGAAGCACGCCGCCGCCATTGCCGACGTGCTGACCCAATACACCCGCTTCAACGCCCGCCGGAAACCCGAACTGCTGGCCCCCAATACATACACCCTTACCAACTACCGCGAGGCCGAAACGGTCGTTAACGACTACAACCAACTGCTGGCGGAAGCAGAGCGTATCGGAAAAGACCTGCCCGCCAGCTATCAGGACGCCTATTTTCAACTGGTGTTGCACCCCGTAAAAGCCTGTGCGACCGTCAACGAGCTTTACGTAACGGCTGGCCGCAACCGCTGGTATGCTGAGCAGGGGCGAGCCGCCACCAACGATCTGGCCGATCGGGTGAAGACGCTTTTCGAGAAAGACGCGCAGATTACGCGCTACTACAACGATACGCTGGCCGGGGGCAAGTGGAGCCACATGATGGACCAGACCCACATCGGCTACACCTACTGGCAGCAGCCTGAGAAGAACAAAATGCCCGACGTGAAAACGCTGGACGTACCCAACACGGCCGAACTGGGCGTCGCCATCGAAGGCTCGACGGCGTGGTGGCCGGGTGGTTCAACGGCCGAGGCTCGCCTGCCGGTTTTCGACCCGTACGGAGCGCAATCCCACTACATCGAACTGTTCAACCGGGGATCGGTGCCGGTGACGTACACGGCCACAACCACCGTGCCGTGGCTTAGCCTGTCGGCGCCCAAAGGCACCGTCGACAAAGAAACCCGGTTGCTGGTCCGCGTCGACTGGAAGCAGGTGCCGGTTGGTAAACAACAGGTGCCGATCACGATCAGCGGCCCGAACGGCCCGCCGGTAGTCGTGCAGGCGATGGTCGACAAACCGGCAGCCCGCCCCACCCTGGCAAAAGGGTTTGTGGAAAGCGGTGGGTACGTATCCATCGAGGCCGAACACCCCAGCCGAACCGTTGCCACGGCAGCGACCAACTGGATACGCATCCCCGACATTGGCCGCACCGCATCGGGCATGACCAGCTGGCCCGTCACGGCACCCGCGATCGACAAACCCGGTGGCGCGTCGCCCCGCCTGGAATACGCCGTTTTTCTGGCCGACAGCGGCAGCGTTCAGGTGCAGACGTACCTGTCGCCCACGCTCAATTTCAACGATAACAAAGGCTTGCGATACGCCATTTCGTTCGACGATGAAGCCCCGCAGCTTGTGGATATCCACGCCAATGAAACCCCGCGCGTCTGGGAGCAATCCGTCGCCAACAACATCCGCATCCTGACGACCCGCCACCGGATTACCAAACCGGGGCCGCATACGCTCAACTACTGGCTGGTCGACCCGGCGGTGGTGGTGCAGAAACTGGTCATCGACCGGGGCGGGCTGAAGCCCAGTTACCTCGGTCCGCCCGAGAGTTTCCGGCCCGAAACTGCCACGCTTAACGAATCAACCGGCCGCTAA
- a CDS encoding mandelate racemase/muconate lactonizing enzyme family protein, translating into MKTTQNGIGRRSFLTKGAIASALAATSITSYGSGLETAVHNAPLSSAPSDLKITDIKCGYTRNGHSLFVKVHTNQGIWGCGEAVDASVGTYHLVKMMAQRIKGKSPLNVNRLFEDVRKSGFFEGAQSGIYISVLSAIETALWDLVGKALGLPVYQLMGGKYRDKVRVYCDTGAYRETDTSPDAFGKSAKKAVDMGFTAVKYDIDERNDPNKFDAYNWTASQGELERMYNQIAGVRKAVGPKIDICVDMHGRYDVTTGRRVAKMMEPLNLLFLEEPIPAENPEAYRQIREASNTPICAGENHYLAHGFRRLLEIGAVDIIMPDLQKAGGLGEGQRIANLANLYYVPFAPHMVASYLGAMASSHVCATVPNFLILEWQIYFHEEPMFKEIVTFDGPMVKDGFIPLSEKPGIGVEINEEGMKKYAPKDVPFFV; encoded by the coding sequence ATGAAAACGACACAAAACGGGATCGGACGGCGTTCGTTCCTGACCAAAGGTGCTATCGCGAGCGCGTTGGCGGCTACCTCGATCACCAGCTATGGGAGCGGGCTTGAAACGGCCGTGCACAACGCCCCGCTCTCCTCGGCCCCGTCGGACCTGAAAATCACCGACATCAAATGCGGCTACACCCGCAATGGCCACAGCTTGTTTGTGAAAGTGCACACCAACCAGGGCATCTGGGGCTGCGGCGAGGCCGTCGACGCGTCGGTGGGTACGTATCACCTGGTCAAGATGATGGCGCAGCGCATCAAAGGCAAAAGCCCGCTCAACGTCAATCGGTTGTTTGAGGATGTGCGCAAGTCGGGCTTCTTCGAGGGCGCGCAGTCGGGCATTTACATCTCGGTGTTGTCGGCCATCGAAACGGCCCTGTGGGACCTCGTCGGCAAGGCGCTGGGCCTGCCTGTTTACCAATTGATGGGCGGCAAATACCGCGATAAGGTGCGGGTCTACTGCGATACGGGCGCCTACCGCGAAACCGATACCAGCCCGGACGCTTTCGGCAAAAGCGCCAAAAAAGCGGTCGATATGGGCTTTACGGCCGTCAAATACGACATCGACGAGCGCAACGATCCTAACAAGTTCGACGCCTACAACTGGACCGCCAGCCAGGGCGAGCTGGAGCGGATGTACAATCAAATTGCGGGGGTACGGAAAGCCGTTGGCCCCAAAATCGATATCTGCGTGGACATGCACGGGCGCTACGACGTCACGACGGGCCGGCGCGTGGCCAAGATGATGGAACCGCTGAACCTGCTGTTTCTGGAAGAGCCCATCCCGGCCGAAAACCCCGAAGCCTACCGGCAGATCCGCGAAGCGTCGAACACCCCGATCTGCGCGGGCGAAAACCATTACCTCGCGCATGGCTTCCGGCGCCTGCTCGAAATTGGGGCGGTCGACATCATCATGCCCGATTTGCAAAAAGCGGGTGGCCTGGGTGAAGGGCAGCGCATTGCCAACCTCGCCAACCTGTATTACGTGCCCTTTGCGCCCCACATGGTGGCCTCGTATCTGGGCGCGATGGCGTCGAGCCACGTTTGCGCCACCGTGCCCAACTTCCTGATTCTGGAGTGGCAGATATATTTCCACGAAGAGCCGATGTTTAAGGAAATCGTCACGTTCGACGGCCCGATGGTGAAAGACGGCTTCATTCCGCTCTCCGAAAAACCGGGCATCGGCGTGGAAATCAACGAAGAAGGAATGAAAAAATACGCCCCCAAAGACGTGCCTTTCTTCGTTTAG
- a CDS encoding RraA family protein has product MKLVFVAVLLMGLLGQRTVSRGQQISREELLFLTPEWKGDRFPDGRPKVPDALLKRMKLVTHEEAWAVMKGENYKYQYAEGWQTINPDSVLVGRAVTACFMPGRPDIHKAIDQKGHDKDGRVKGQNSWPIDLLVKGDVYVVDQYGMHEDGPTIGDNLGNSIFAKTGNGIVYEGAVRDVAGLKEIGGFTSYFRSYHPSHHNPPGDLNTVLIGINKPTRIGKVMVMPGDIVLGRDGAVSFIPPHLAEKVVKTSEIVRLRDMFGHLRLREQKYTPGQIDTRWSPEIEKDFSQWLNAHISELPVPKEQIQDYLKTRTW; this is encoded by the coding sequence ATGAAACTGGTTTTCGTTGCCGTCTTGCTGATGGGCCTGTTAGGCCAGCGAACGGTGTCGCGGGGACAACAAATTTCCCGCGAGGAACTGCTTTTTCTGACGCCTGAATGGAAAGGTGACCGCTTTCCCGATGGCCGCCCCAAAGTACCCGACGCCCTGCTGAAACGCATGAAACTCGTCACCCACGAAGAAGCCTGGGCGGTGATGAAGGGTGAAAATTACAAGTATCAATATGCGGAAGGCTGGCAAACCATCAACCCCGACAGCGTGCTGGTGGGCCGCGCCGTAACGGCCTGTTTCATGCCCGGCCGACCCGACATCCACAAGGCGATCGACCAGAAAGGGCACGACAAAGACGGCCGCGTGAAAGGGCAGAATTCCTGGCCGATCGATCTGCTTGTGAAAGGCGATGTGTATGTGGTGGATCAGTATGGCATGCACGAAGACGGCCCCACCATCGGCGATAACCTCGGCAACTCGATCTTTGCCAAAACGGGCAACGGGATTGTGTATGAGGGGGCCGTGCGTGACGTGGCCGGGCTGAAAGAAATCGGCGGCTTTACGTCGTATTTTCGTAGCTACCACCCTTCGCACCACAACCCGCCGGGCGACCTGAACACGGTGCTGATCGGGATCAACAAACCGACCCGCATCGGTAAAGTGATGGTGATGCCCGGCGACATCGTGCTGGGGCGCGACGGGGCCGTGTCGTTCATTCCGCCGCATCTGGCCGAAAAAGTGGTGAAAACCTCCGAGATCGTTCGGCTGCGCGACATGTTTGGGCACCTTCGCCTCCGCGAGCAGAAGTACACGCCGGGGCAGATCGACACCCGCTGGTCGCCCGAGATCGAGAAAGATTTTTCGCAGTGGCTCAACGCCCACATCAGCGAACTACCCGTACCGAAAGAACAGATACAGGACTACCTGAAAACCCGTACCTGGTAA